In Providencia sneebia DSM 19967, one DNA window encodes the following:
- a CDS encoding MerR family transcriptional regulator translates to MNIGEIARHTGISPSRIRFYERIGLLRTVKRKANGYRTYSDNDIAILKLIIAGQSAGFSLEDLNKLLPKEADQWEQGVLLDALYSKVKSIEALQEKLTESKKQLLSLIEQIETKPQDISCSENARRLLLKL, encoded by the coding sequence ATGAATATAGGTGAGATTGCTCGACATACAGGTATTAGTCCATCTCGCATACGTTTTTACGAACGTATTGGGCTACTCCGGACAGTCAAGCGCAAAGCTAACGGGTATCGTACCTATTCTGATAATGATATTGCTATCCTTAAATTAATTATAGCAGGTCAAAGTGCTGGTTTTAGTCTTGAAGATTTAAACAAGTTATTACCTAAAGAAGCTGATCAATGGGAACAAGGTGTTTTGCTTGATGCCCTATACAGTAAGGTGAAAAGCATTGAAGCTCTTCAAGAAAAATTAACTGAAAGTAAAAAACAGCTTCTAAGTCTAATTGAACAAATTGAAACGAAACCACAAGATATAAGTTGCAGTGAAAATGCTCGCCGCTTGTTATTAAAGCTGTAA
- a CDS encoding DMT family transporter: MKDEIPKRWIAELLLVIVAAGWGIGFPVMKMVVNTYPVMMILGLRFLLSAFLLLPFSLKGLGALSRQTLLSGLLLGLLLGASFVFLIYGLQLTTASNTGFLAGLSVIWVLLLTGPLMGKRPSFEAILATLFGIAGLYLMADIQGWQLQLGDGLVIIGSLFTAMHIIALDRFCARHDNMTLTFLQISTIALIFLGIQYISGGEVLPSNWSSKLVLALGITAVFSTVIAFWVQTHYQRHTTPTRAVLIYNLEPVFSALFALWLLHETFSANVIFGGGLILLGMCLPGILKVFSKSSSVKLRE, encoded by the coding sequence ATGAAGGATGAGATACCAAAACGCTGGATTGCCGAACTATTGCTAGTCATTGTTGCCGCTGGTTGGGGAATCGGTTTTCCCGTTATGAAAATGGTGGTAAATACCTATCCGGTAATGATGATACTAGGGCTGCGCTTTCTGCTTTCTGCCTTCCTTTTACTCCCGTTCAGCTTGAAAGGATTGGGCGCACTATCCCGACAAACATTACTGTCTGGACTACTGCTGGGCCTGTTATTGGGAGCTTCATTTGTGTTCCTGATTTATGGCCTTCAATTAACAACTGCCTCAAATACCGGTTTTCTCGCTGGCCTTAGTGTCATTTGGGTGTTATTGCTCACAGGGCCATTAATGGGAAAGAGGCCCTCTTTTGAAGCTATATTGGCGACATTGTTTGGTATTGCAGGTTTATATCTGATGGCGGATATTCAAGGATGGCAGCTCCAACTCGGAGATGGATTGGTTATTATTGGATCGCTATTCACAGCCATGCATATTATTGCTCTCGACCGTTTCTGCGCACGCCATGATAATATGACCCTCACGTTTTTACAGATCTCGACTATAGCCTTAATTTTTTTAGGAATACAATACATCAGCGGTGGAGAGGTTCTCCCTAGCAATTGGAGTAGTAAACTTGTCTTGGCTCTAGGGATAACTGCTGTCTTTTCTACTGTCATTGCTTTTTGGGTACAGACGCACTACCAACGGCATACAACTCCGACACGAGCCGTTCTGATTTACAATCTTGAACCGGTGTTTTCTGCACTTTTCGCTCTCTGGTTGTTGCATGAAACGTTTTCTGCTAATGTTATTTTCGGAGGGGGGTTAATTCTGTTAGGGATGTGTCTGCCTGGTATTCTGAAGGTATTTTCAAAATCCTCTAGTGTAAAGTTACGTGAATAA
- a CDS encoding NAD-dependent epimerase/dehydratase family protein: MQTILGANGQIAVELARELNRNYTKELRLVSRNPKKVNDTDLLVSANLLDASQTNTAVEGSDIVYFTAGLPPDTALWEAQFPTMLKNALNSCRATGASFIYFDNTYMYPQDARIQTENMPFEPVGRKGKVRAQMTKMVLDEMAKGEIPVLIGRAPEFYGPGKTQSFTNALIIDKLKAGKKALIPVKDDKLRTLIWTPDASRSLAMLGNTPDAFGQTWHLPCCDDRLTYQQFVALASEIFGVKLAYKVLDKWSLRIAGIFSRKVGEMRELLPRYEQNNIFDSTKFKQRFPEFVITNYRQGLELIFRESIK; encoded by the coding sequence ATGCAGACAATATTGGGTGCTAATGGACAAATAGCGGTTGAACTAGCGCGTGAATTGAATCGTAATTACACAAAAGAACTGAGGTTAGTCAGTCGTAATCCTAAAAAAGTGAATGATACTGACTTATTAGTATCCGCTAATTTACTTGATGCTAGCCAAACTAATACGGCAGTTGAGGGGAGTGATATTGTCTATTTTACAGCGGGATTACCACCAGATACTGCATTATGGGAAGCACAATTTCCTACTATGCTGAAAAATGCGCTTAACAGTTGCAGAGCTACTGGCGCGAGTTTTATTTACTTCGATAATACCTATATGTACCCACAAGATGCACGTATACAAACAGAAAATATGCCTTTTGAACCTGTAGGTCGCAAAGGAAAAGTACGTGCGCAAATGACCAAAATGGTATTAGATGAAATGGCAAAGGGTGAAATTCCAGTATTAATAGGGCGAGCACCTGAATTTTATGGTCCAGGCAAGACCCAAAGTTTTACGAATGCGTTGATTATCGATAAACTAAAAGCTGGCAAGAAGGCGCTAATTCCCGTAAAAGATGATAAATTACGTACTCTTATTTGGACGCCAGATGCGAGCCGTTCATTAGCAATGTTAGGCAATACACCCGATGCTTTTGGTCAAACATGGCATCTTCCATGTTGTGATGATCGACTGACATATCAACAGTTTGTGGCATTAGCGAGTGAAATTTTCGGAGTAAAGCTTGCCTACAAAGTACTTGATAAATGGAGTCTGCGAATCGCTGGAATATTTTCTCGAAAAGTGGGTGAGATGAGAGAATTACTTCCACGCTATGAACAAAATAATATTTTTGATTCAACAAAGTTCAAACAACGATTCCCTGAATTCGTGATAACCAACTATCGACAAGGACTTGAGTTGATATTCCGTGAATCAATAAAATAG
- a CDS encoding bpX6 domain-containing protein has translation MNKEYIRHPLLSGYRVISGIWLPCDWFDESMRVNLLIKYWQTGCQAYRFDEGDLLCFAESKAIDCALLDGWPLTLYGNTYSSAPLDPDEIKRLPLADAWVIRNGLVIALSFSHAQPISLSDYIDLDEYSFQQSDDYSELFIIEVNPDNLIEKDVRKVIGENIPKASQAQQQFLQTLKAHENKSRYETNIAESSKTGKTSFMHRILSRLISSKTRDAINDNNNSQAIEQLPKLQRWLAKLAMESGLASLIGKQHANYINKMMKMFEENNIEQALRHGIPLSKNQDFSDPPPSPYLGFLQRRNSLEILSNNQVSKGIYLGEEAQQYLKQLYRKQFIQLDKAGRNDEALFILAELLQEYDEALDYLERFERYQQAAELAHLWSMSPERITRLHCLSGDVDAAINYARLHHTFSSVILQLQEKHPDIATRMRKEWAESLADRR, from the coding sequence GTGAATAAAGAGTATATCCGTCATCCTTTGTTATCGGGCTATCGCGTTATCTCTGGGATATGGCTTCCATGTGACTGGTTTGACGAATCTATGCGAGTCAATTTATTAATTAAATATTGGCAAACAGGTTGTCAAGCTTATCGTTTTGATGAAGGCGATTTATTGTGTTTTGCTGAGTCAAAAGCAATAGATTGCGCATTATTGGATGGTTGGCCGTTAACTTTATACGGCAATACTTATAGCTCTGCGCCTTTGGATCCTGATGAAATTAAACGTTTACCGTTAGCAGATGCTTGGGTTATCCGAAATGGTCTCGTAATAGCACTCTCTTTTTCGCATGCTCAACCTATTTCACTCTCTGATTATATTGATTTAGATGAGTACTCTTTTCAACAATCTGATGATTATTCTGAGTTATTTATTATTGAAGTTAATCCTGATAATTTGATTGAAAAAGATGTACGAAAAGTTATTGGCGAAAATATCCCGAAAGCGAGTCAGGCACAACAACAGTTTTTACAAACATTGAAGGCGCATGAAAACAAAAGCCGTTATGAAACAAATATTGCCGAAAGTAGTAAAACTGGAAAAACATCATTTATGCACCGCATTTTGTCCCGTTTGATAAGTTCAAAAACACGAGATGCTATTAACGATAATAATAATTCACAAGCTATTGAGCAGCTTCCTAAACTACAACGTTGGCTGGCAAAATTGGCGATGGAAAGTGGCTTAGCTTCTCTAATTGGTAAACAGCATGCCAATTATATTAATAAAATGATGAAAATGTTTGAAGAAAATAACATTGAACAAGCATTACGTCATGGCATTCCATTGAGTAAAAACCAAGATTTTAGTGATCCGCCACCTTCACCTTATTTAGGTTTTTTACAGCGTAGAAATAGCCTTGAAATATTATCTAATAATCAAGTGAGTAAGGGAATTTATCTTGGTGAAGAGGCGCAGCAATATTTAAAACAGCTTTATAGAAAACAATTTATACAATTAGATAAAGCTGGCCGGAACGATGAAGCCTTATTTATTCTTGCTGAATTATTGCAAGAATATGATGAAGCACTTGATTACTTAGAGCGTTTTGAGCGTTATCAACAAGCAGCTGAACTTGCTCATTTATGGTCTATGTCGCCAGAACGTATCACGCGTTTACATTGTTTAAGTGGTGATGTTGATGCTGCAATAAATTATGCACGGCTACACCACACGTTTTCATCTGTTATTTTACAGCTACAAGAAAAACATCCGGATATTGCGACAAGAATGCGTAAAGAGTGGGCGGAATCACTAGCTGATAGGAGGTGA
- a CDS encoding YaiI/YqxD family protein, with protein MFIWVDADACPKVIKEVLYRAADREKVQITFVANQRLTVPGSVYLKTLQVSAGFDVADNEIVRRVQSHDLVITADIPLAAEVIEKGAIALNPRGERYTDATIRERLAIRDFMDTMRASGIQTGGPATISQRDRQQFANELSKWLLERKKALSA; from the coding sequence ATGTTTATTTGGGTTGATGCCGATGCGTGTCCAAAAGTTATCAAGGAAGTTTTATATCGGGCGGCAGATCGCGAAAAAGTCCAAATAACTTTTGTTGCAAATCAACGTCTCACTGTGCCCGGCTCAGTTTATTTAAAAACATTGCAAGTTTCTGCCGGTTTTGATGTTGCTGATAATGAAATTGTTCGCCGTGTACAATCCCATGATTTAGTGATTACGGCCGATATTCCTCTTGCGGCTGAAGTTATTGAAAAAGGCGCGATTGCGCTCAATCCCCGTGGTGAACGTTATACTGATGCGACGATTCGTGAGCGTTTAGCGATCCGTGATTTTATGGATACAATGCGAGCAAGTGGCATTCAAACAGGTGGGCCTGCAACGATTAGTCAACGTGATCGTCAGCAATTTGCCAATGAGCTATCAAAGTGGTTACTAGAGCGTAAGAAAGCATTATCAGCATGA
- a CDS encoding endonuclease/exonuclease/phosphatase family protein: MKLNLLKIGASAALAISCTAFANTTGSEILAVQSGGTPDKVYLENKPTIKVATYNIGKNELSSDVSDFKKLNQAIAKIDADVIVLTEVDNKTARSNKVDQLATLAKDNKMHYAFGKALDFDGGEYGVGILSKYPIEKSKVINLPSGDAEQRVVLVSQINKPDFDSPIIIMGTHLDWQKDPTIRIGQVRHILDASTGDTDTGFDNIAASIKILAGDFNSTSEEQPIKELRYFWNPVEKSDVNHRSWPAVNPAIDIDHIFTFKGQVWDVKNLVIPKDNKDFQWSQVSDHLPIIAELELQEQ; this comes from the coding sequence ATGAAACTAAATCTATTAAAAATAGGCGCATCTGCGGCATTGGCTATTTCTTGTACTGCTTTCGCAAACACAACAGGCTCAGAGATTTTGGCTGTTCAAAGTGGTGGTACACCAGATAAAGTTTATCTCGAAAACAAACCGACAATTAAAGTTGCTACCTACAATATAGGGAAAAACGAGTTATCCAGCGATGTATCTGATTTCAAAAAACTAAACCAAGCAATTGCCAAAATTGATGCAGATGTCATTGTCTTAACGGAAGTTGATAATAAAACTGCACGTAGTAATAAGGTTGACCAATTAGCAACTTTAGCGAAAGATAACAAAATGCATTATGCATTTGGTAAGGCATTAGATTTTGACGGTGGTGAATATGGTGTCGGGATCTTATCTAAATACCCTATTGAAAAATCAAAAGTAATTAATTTGCCTTCCGGTGATGCTGAGCAACGAGTTGTTTTAGTATCGCAAATTAATAAACCTGATTTTGACTCCCCAATTATTATCATGGGAACTCATTTAGATTGGCAAAAAGACCCAACAATTCGTATTGGGCAGGTTCGTCATATATTAGATGCATCTACTGGTGATACAGATACTGGTTTTGACAATATAGCCGCCTCGATAAAAATATTAGCGGGTGACTTTAATTCAACGTCAGAAGAACAGCCTATCAAGGAATTACGCTATTTTTGGAACCCTGTAGAGAAATCTGATGTCAATCATCGTAGCTGGCCTGCTGTTAACCCAGCCATTGACATTGACCATATTTTCACCTTTAAAGGGCAAGTATGGGACGTTAAAAACCTAGTTATTCCTAAAGATAATAAGGATTTCCAATGGTCACAAGTCAGTGATCACCTCCCTATTATTGCCGAGTTAGAATTGCAAGAACAATAA
- the mnmH gene encoding tRNA 2-selenouridine(34) synthase MnmH has protein sequence MELLPSTQNLHQILTQDIPIIDVRAPIEFAQGSLPSAINLPLMSNEERAAVGTCYKQQGSQQAVSLGHKLVSGDTRTKRLNDWQTACRLFPNGYLCCARGGMRSHIVQEWLKDIGIEYPLIIGGYKALRKTTIESINQLVQREIILIGGCTGNGKTIMVRGRSDGIDLEGIARHRGSSFGRTLENQLSQATFENHLAIKMLKKSPQHTRWILEDEGKAIGANSIPENLRLQMAQAPLVIVDDPFDYRLERLKEEYFDRMTNDFLAAYGEEQGWLAYSEYLHHGLSAIRKRLGSQRATELIQLLDLALNEQKKGASTEVHFSWLTPLLKEYYDPMYNYQLSKKQERILFRGRYHEVITWLDNH, from the coding sequence ATGGAATTATTGCCATCAACCCAAAATCTTCACCAGATTCTTACCCAAGATATACCCATAATTGATGTCAGAGCACCTATTGAGTTTGCTCAAGGATCTCTACCTTCTGCTATTAATTTACCATTAATGTCAAATGAAGAACGTGCTGCTGTAGGAACATGCTATAAACAACAAGGTTCGCAACAGGCAGTTTCTTTAGGCCATAAATTGGTAAGTGGAGATACTCGGACTAAAAGGCTAAATGATTGGCAAACCGCTTGCCGACTATTTCCAAATGGTTATCTCTGCTGTGCGCGAGGTGGAATGCGCTCACATATTGTACAAGAATGGTTAAAAGATATCGGTATTGAATATCCATTAATTATTGGTGGTTATAAAGCATTACGTAAGACTACAATCGAGTCTATAAATCAATTAGTCCAGCGAGAAATTATCTTAATTGGCGGCTGTACAGGCAATGGCAAGACAATCATGGTACGTGGGCGTTCTGATGGAATTGATTTAGAAGGCATTGCCCGTCATCGTGGTTCTTCATTTGGTCGAACATTAGAAAATCAACTTTCTCAAGCAACTTTTGAAAACCATTTGGCAATAAAAATGTTGAAAAAATCACCTCAACATACACGATGGATATTAGAAGATGAAGGTAAAGCAATTGGCGCAAATAGTATTCCAGAAAATTTACGCTTACAAATGGCGCAAGCCCCATTAGTGATCGTTGATGATCCATTTGACTATCGTTTAGAACGCTTAAAAGAAGAATATTTTGATCGTATGACAAATGACTTTTTAGCAGCTTATGGCGAAGAACAAGGTTGGCTAGCCTATAGTGAATATTTACATCATGGTTTATCAGCTATTCGTAAACGACTGGGCTCTCAACGAGCTACTGAATTAATACAACTTCTTGATCTTGCTTTAAATGAACAAAAAAAGGGTGCATCAACAGAAGTCCATTTCTCCTGGTTAACACCATTACTTAAAGAGTACTATGATCCTATGTATAATTACCAATTAAGTAAAAAACAAGAACGAATTTTATTTCGTGGGCGCTATCATGAGGTTATCACTTGGTTGGACAACCATTAG
- a CDS encoding threonine aldolase family protein, protein MYSFQNDYNEIAHPKVMDALNNLTGKRFDGYGTDRYTHQIAERIRARIGRLDADIHFFNGGTITNLVAISHVLRPHQAVIAIDSCHIATHETGAIEATGHKVITVSSNSGKIEPQHIQKVIAEHGNDEHMVQPKLVYISNSTEIGTVYRKQELQQLKTECEKHGLLLFMDGARLASGLMSKESDLSIEDIAQLTDIFYIGGTKIGAFSAEALVILNPTLKSDIRYSIKQRGGLQAKGWLLAAQFDALFTDDLYFQLGQYINSLAGQLVDVFTKHGFEFLAPPESNQVFVILPNSLAEQLISHYKLYKICEPELGKSCLRLCTSWSTTQQDIDQFIAIFEKLV, encoded by the coding sequence ATGTACAGTTTTCAAAATGATTATAATGAAATAGCACATCCAAAAGTAATGGATGCATTGAATAATTTAACGGGGAAACGTTTTGATGGCTATGGAACTGATCGTTATACACACCAAATTGCAGAGAGAATTCGCGCAAGAATAGGCCGTTTGGATGCTGATATCCACTTTTTTAATGGCGGAACTATCACTAATTTAGTTGCCATTTCCCATGTGTTACGCCCACATCAAGCCGTTATTGCAATTGATTCATGTCATATTGCCACACATGAAACTGGCGCAATTGAAGCGACAGGACATAAAGTAATTACGGTATCATCAAATTCAGGAAAAATTGAGCCTCAACATATTCAGAAAGTTATTGCCGAACATGGTAATGATGAGCATATGGTTCAACCAAAACTGGTTTATATCAGTAATTCCACTGAAATTGGTACTGTGTATCGCAAACAAGAGTTACAGCAACTGAAAACTGAATGCGAAAAACATGGGCTATTGCTCTTTATGGATGGTGCTCGTTTAGCGTCAGGTTTAATGTCCAAAGAGAGTGACCTTTCTATTGAGGATATTGCGCAGCTTACTGATATATTTTATATCGGAGGAACAAAGATTGGCGCATTTTCGGCGGAAGCGCTGGTGATCCTAAATCCTACATTAAAATCTGATATTCGTTATAGCATAAAACAGCGGGGCGGTTTACAGGCGAAAGGCTGGTTACTGGCTGCACAATTTGATGCATTGTTTACTGACGATCTCTATTTCCAATTAGGGCAATATATTAATTCATTAGCAGGTCAGCTGGTGGATGTTTTCACAAAGCATGGCTTTGAGTTTCTTGCGCCACCTGAATCTAACCAAGTTTTTGTTATTCTCCCTAATTCATTAGCCGAGCAATTAATATCGCATTATAAATTGTATAAAATTTGCGAACCTGAATTGGGTAAAAGTTGTTTGCGATTGTGTACTTCGTGGTCAACAACTCAACAAGATATTGACCAGTTTATCGCAATATTTGAAAAATTAGTTTAA
- a CDS encoding DUF3811 domain-containing protein encodes MKMLTLQEMTEAQRMRVKTRLGQERKKLGRELTNAEHSRTKNEIVAEISKEVEAAAKKVRAQKKKDKLKPSESTYSWSSNNHSRGLR; translated from the coding sequence ATGAAAATGTTAACGCTACAAGAAATGACTGAAGCGCAAAGAATGAGAGTAAAAACGCGATTAGGTCAAGAAAGGAAAAAATTAGGGCGCGAATTAACCAATGCAGAGCATAGCCGAACTAAAAATGAAATTGTCGCTGAAATATCTAAAGAAGTTGAAGCGGCAGCTAAAAAAGTACGGGCACAAAAGAAAAAAGATAAGCTGAAACCAAGTGAATCTACATATAGTTGGTCTTCTAATAATCACAGTAGAGGTTTACGTTAA